A window from uncultured Desulfobacter sp. encodes these proteins:
- a CDS encoding ASCH domain-containing protein — MKILHLNLKKKYWEEIKAGKKKFEYRLVTRYWAKRLVDKQYDKILIKLGYPKKDDVTRIIERPYRGWGQLEITHPEFGSDPVQVYAIRVN, encoded by the coding sequence ATGAAAATCTTACATCTTAATCTTAAGAAAAAATATTGGGAAGAAATCAAGGCCGGTAAAAAGAAGTTTGAATACCGCCTGGTTACTCGTTATTGGGCTAAACGTCTTGTGGATAAACAATATGATAAAATTTTAATCAAACTTGGCTATCCCAAAAAAGATGACGTTACCCGTATCATTGAGAGACCATACCGGGGTTGGGGCCAGTTGGAAATAACTCACCCTGAGTTCGGTTCTGATCCGGTTCAAGTTTATGCCATAAGGGTAAATTAA
- a CDS encoding helix-turn-helix transcriptional regulator, with product MPVQKPRHLWGNCFDVEYEKWYADNLGMCLSFWKSLTILLCKNTNTRELCQELNCKITTFNMNPSDRLKKIRKKLNLTQELFGKSIGLNRDKIMSLESEKVKLSELHAIAIEYIYNINRDWLLNGIDPMCKNTNGDLISTQKQNINSPDESNDKKHNFKTTNKGKDAINALLEIEKIDEQTFRRTVADLEFIADKLKEGATPGPLIAATENKILGELTKEKDNI from the coding sequence ATGCCCGTGCAAAAACCAAGACACCTGTGGGGGAATTGTTTTGATGTGGAATATGAAAAGTGGTACGCTGACAACTTGGGCATGTGTTTGTCCTTTTGGAAAAGTCTAACAATACTTTTGTGTAAAAATACAAATACAAGAGAGTTGTGTCAAGAATTAAATTGTAAAATTACAACTTTTAACATGAATCCGTCTGACAGACTTAAAAAAATCCGTAAAAAATTAAATCTAACACAAGAGCTGTTTGGAAAATCAATTGGTTTAAATAGAGACAAAATAATGAGTCTCGAATCAGAAAAAGTTAAGTTGTCGGAGCTTCATGCAATTGCAATTGAATATATTTACAACATTAATAGGGATTGGCTACTGAACGGAATTGATCCCATGTGTAAAAATACAAATGGGGATTTAATATCTACTCAGAAACAAAATATCAATTCACCCGACGAATCAAACGATAAAAAACATAATTTCAAAACTACGAATAAGGGAAAAGACGCAATAAATGCACTTTTGGAAATCGAAAAAATAGATGAACAAACCTTTCGTAGGACAGTCGCTGATTTAGAGTTCATTGCAGACAAATTAAAAGAAGGGGCTACCCCAGGCCCATTAATTGCGGCTACAGAGAATAAAATCTTGGGGGAACTTACCAAAGAAAAAGACAATATCTAA